Proteins encoded by one window of bacterium:
- a CDS encoding helix-turn-helix transcriptional regulator, which yields MVPGRIKEKLINRIVAAATEALTLEELGRDALLPLEQLLGAGRLLLYSSSSEQPFVAKAGSSDCLPEYAAEFAAVDPIQDFLRQENPALFAAGHWRDWSSFRGHRVFRDFYDRWDLSWLFHIRLNETGHMDPGYAAIVCGRSGKLPDFDAEDLRAAAAVLPALAAAVRRSGRVAARLSSAAAIEALFERGQARAVLAMDLRGEVLWISAQAEKLLSPFLGGRRRLPDSLRLAARRLGEVAQGRYLPTRGPAIFNEVISRQDGVPLEAEVYLARTADGDPFVAVDLGGAGIPAGLFELARSRGLTRTETEVLSDLARGQSDAEIASRRFISIPTVRTHVTRVIQKFGVHSRLQAVALALGTVPRNSAG from the coding sequence ATGGTGCCGGGTCGAATCAAGGAAAAGCTGATCAATCGCATCGTCGCCGCAGCGACCGAGGCTTTGACGCTCGAGGAGCTGGGACGCGACGCTTTGCTTCCGCTCGAGCAATTGCTCGGCGCTGGGCGATTGCTGCTCTACTCCAGCAGCAGCGAGCAGCCTTTCGTGGCCAAGGCCGGGTCGTCGGATTGCCTGCCGGAATACGCGGCCGAGTTCGCGGCCGTGGATCCGATCCAAGATTTCTTGCGCCAGGAAAATCCCGCCTTGTTCGCCGCCGGCCATTGGCGGGATTGGAGCTCTTTTCGCGGCCATCGGGTCTTTCGTGATTTCTACGATCGTTGGGATTTATCTTGGCTCTTTCACATTCGGCTCAACGAAACCGGTCATATGGATCCGGGATACGCTGCCATCGTTTGCGGACGCTCCGGGAAGCTGCCCGATTTCGATGCCGAGGATTTGCGGGCGGCGGCGGCGGTCTTGCCGGCCTTGGCGGCGGCGGTGCGGCGTTCCGGCCGGGTGGCGGCCCGGCTTTCTTCGGCCGCGGCGATTGAAGCTTTGTTCGAGCGTGGCCAAGCTCGGGCGGTCTTGGCCATGGATTTACGAGGAGAGGTGCTTTGGATATCGGCCCAGGCCGAAAAATTGCTCAGCCCCTTCCTCGGCGGTAGGCGAAGGCTGCCCGATTCGCTCCGCTTGGCCGCCCGCAGGCTCGGGGAGGTTGCCCAAGGGCGGTACCTTCCAACTCGAGGGCCGGCGATTTTCAATGAAGTTATCTCACGTCAAGACGGAGTTCCGCTTGAAGCCGAGGTGTATTTGGCGCGAACCGCCGACGGAGATCCGTTCGTCGCGGTTGACTTGGGCGGCGCCGGCATACCGGCCGGTCTTTTCGAGCTCGCTCGAAGCCGCGGCCTGACCCGGACCGAGACCGAAGTTTTATCCGATTTGGCTCGCGGTCAATCCGACGCCGAAATCGCGAGCCGACGCTTCATTTCCATTCCCACCGTCCGGACTCACGTCACCCGGGTGATCCAGAAGTTCGGAGTCCACTCCCGGCTTCAGGCCGTCGCCTTGGCCTTGGGAACCGTTCCGAGGAATTCGGCGGGTTAG